The Brassica napus cultivar Da-Ae chromosome C7, Da-Ae, whole genome shotgun sequence genomic interval CTCTACCTACACAAATACTTTTGAATTATGGACAAAACTTGAATccatgattcaaaagaaaacacctcGAAACAAAGCTCTTCTTATTCGACGGTTGGTAAAGTTGGAGTACAAGGATGGCCAGAGCATGATGGAGTACTTGAACACTTTCAAGGGGATCGTAAATCAGCTTAACAAAGTTGATATGATGGTTGAATACGAAATACAAGCCCTTTTACTCCTTAGTTCACTACCGGAGAGTTGGGACACACTAGTTGTCACTCTAAGCAATTCAGGACCGGAGGGAAAGCTCACCATGGACACCGTCACTGATAGCCTTCTAAACGAAGAAGTTCGCAGGAAGGAGCGAGGTTCGAATTCTTATTCAGAAGCTAacattgttgatagatgagGTAGAGAAGAGACTCGTGGTCACAACATAAGCAGAGGACGAGACCAATCTCGAAGAAGATCTAAGTCACGTCCGAGAGTCACCTGCTATTACTGTGGCAAGCCGGGTCACATGAAGTCGGAATGTTggtttttcaagaaagacaaaCAAGCCGGTAATATCAAACCAGACCGGCTCAATCCTACAAAGAAGCATGAAGACAAGACTACCACCATTGTGGAAGACCAGAGCGAagagttatacctcgttggagAAAGTAATCTTAGCTCTGATGATAGCTCATGgatagttgattctggtgcgtCTTTTCATGTCACCCCTCATGGAAGCTTTTTCACAACCTACCAAAATGGTGACTTTGGTAATGTTCAAATGGGAAATCAAGGAAGAAGCAAGATTGTTGGAAAGGGGGATGTTATTCTTACATCAAACACTGGATGTAAGATAGTTCTCAAGGATGTGAGACATGTTCCCGACATGCGTCTCAATCTCATATCAACCGGAAAGCTCGATGATGCCGGCTTGGACAGTCATTTTGGTGGTGGCAAATGGAAGTTAACCAAAGGAAGTTTGATCATGGCTCgagaaagaaaagaaggctCATTATACGTGACTCAAGCCAAGCTTTGCAAGGAAGAAGTAAATGTCACAAGTGATGACATCGATATATGGCACCGAAGACTCGGGCATATGAGTGAGAAaggtttaaatatattttctcgcAAGAAACTTCTTCCTGATATGAAAGGTATTTCTCTCTCATCATGTCATGATTGCTTAGCCGGAAAATAACATAGGGTCGCTTTCCGAATATCATCTACGCCTATGAGAAGAAAGCATAttcttgatcttgtgcatactgACGTATGCCCCATGTCCGAGAAATCCAATGGAGGGGCATCATATTTCAtcacctttattgatgaccaTTCAAGGAAGGTATATGTATACCTTTTGAAGTCAAAAATCAAGTTCTTGATGCTTTCAAGGAATTTGTAGCCCAAGCAGAGTGAAGTACGGGTCAAAAACTCAAGTGTGTTCGATCTgacaatggtggagagtatcgaGGTCCCTTTGAAGCGTTTTGCAAAGCTCATGGAATCAGAATGGAGAAGACACCACCAAAGACGCAACAATTGAACGGGCTAGCAGAAAGAATGAATCGAACGATCATAGAAAGAGTTCGGTGCATGCTCTCTCACGCTAAACTACCCAAGCCATTTTGGGGAGAAGCCATAAAGACTGCAGTGGACGTCATAAATCTTACACCATCAGTTCCTTTGGAAGGCGATGTCCCGGAGGAAGTTTGGTCGGGTAAGAAGGTCTCTTACAACCATTTGAAGGTGTTCGGTTGCAGAGCGTTTGTCCATATACCTAAGGATGAACGAGCCAAGCTAGACTCCAAGACTAAAGAGTGCATCTATCTTGGGTCACCGAGAGATGATTTCGGCTATCGGCTTTGGGATCCGGTTAACAGAAAAATTATCCGGAGCAGAAATGTTGTTTTCTTCGAAGATCAAACAATAGAAGACATCAACaaaatcaaagaaaccaaagctaagGGTTGTAAGAAATGAAGATTCTCATAAGCCTCAAGATCATGAACAAGTGATTGGAGATGATGGCAAAGGGGATCCTATCATGGATCCGAATGgtgatgaaggtgaagaagaagttcaagtggagccagaggaagaacatgagctaagaaggtctggaagagagacaagatCATCTGTAAGATATTATCGAGATGAGTACGTTAATCTTACAGATGAGGGGGAACCTAAAAGCTATGAGGAGGCCATAGGAGACACTCATAGAGATGAGTGGGTTGAAGCTATGCAAGATGAAATGTAATCCTTGCAGGATAATCACACTTATGAGCTGATGAAGCTACTAAAAGAAAAGAGAGCCTTGAAGAACAAGTGGGTGTACAGGTTGAAGTATGAAGAGAGAAGCTCAAATCCAAGATAGAAAGCtcgattggttgtgaaaggattcaaCCAGAAAAAAgacatagattttgaagaaatattctCTCCAGTCGTGAAGATGTCCTCTATCCGAGTGGTTCTTGGTCTAGCAGCGGTTCTAGACTTGGAGATTGAACAACTCAATGTCAAGACGGCCTTTCTACATGGTGAACTCGAGGAGGAGATCTATATGGAGAAACCTGAACGATTCAAGGTTTCAGGAAAAGAAGAATTGGTGTGCCGATTAAAGAAGAGTCTTTATGGCCTCaagcaagccccaagacaatggtacaagaagtttgactccttcatggtggatcataacttcaagaAAACTAAGAATGATCATTGCGTTTTCATAAAGAGGTACGAAAGCGGCGACTTTCTCATATTATTGCTCTATGTTGACGATATGTTAATTGTGGGCCAAGATCGCAACAAGATAGCCGCATTGAAGAAATATTTGGGAAGGTGTTTTGCGATGAAAGATCTGGGGCAAGCGAGACAGATTCTTGGAATGAAGATCACTCGGGATAGACCAAAGAAGCTTTTATGGCTGTCCCAAGAACGATATGTTGAAAGGGTGTTGGAGAGATTCAACATGCACAAAGCAAAGCAGGTGAGCACTCCACTTGGTGGACATTTCAAACTAAGTTCGAAGCAAAGTCCAACAAGTAAGAAGGAAAAAGAGGAAATGAAGACTACCCCATATGCATCAGAAGTGGGTAGTCTCATGTATGCTATGGTGTGCACCAGACCCGACATTGCGTATGCCGTAGAAGTTGTGAGTCGCTTTCTCGCCAATCCAGGAAAAGAACATTGGAAAGCAGTTAAGTGGATCTTACGCTATCTACGAGGCACAACGAAGAAGTGTCTATGTTTTGGAAATGGAAAATTGGAGTTGAACGGTTACaccgatgcagattgggctggtgataaagATTCAAGGAAATCGACATCAGGATTCGTGACTACCTTTGCAGGGGGAGCTGTTTCTTGGCAATCGAAGCTACAAAAGTGTGTTGCTTTATCCATCACGGAAGAGGAGTACATCGAAGCAACGAAAGCGTGTAAGGAGATGCtatggatgaagaacttcttgCTTGAGTTGGGAGTAAAGAAAGAAAAGTACAACATGCTATGTGACAACCAAAATGCTATTCACTTAGCAAAGAATCAAACGTTTCACTCTCGCTCAAAGCACATCGATATCCGACATCACTGGATCCGAAAAGTTCTGGAAGAGAAGCTCATACATCTCACAAAGGTACACACCGACGAAAATTGGTCAGACTTTATGACCAAGGTATTACCGATCAAGAAGTTTGAAGATTGCTGCAAAAGCACTGACATGACAACGGTTTCGGGCTAAGTTGAAAAAGGGGAGATTTGTTGGTTTTTTCATCTATTagcccaaaacccaaaaatcaTGATCCATATTAAGAgtccaaaagaaaaacacaaggAGGAAGAATTATCTAGAATTATggaggagaagagagaaagttatgTAGTAGAATAATTatgttagatattttgaaataagataataatttagagaaatctAAAACATGTTAGAGTTTGCTCCTTCATTTGTATAAATATGGGTGTTTAGCACCATTTGTATCatccaagaatcaagaaaagTAATTGAGAGAAAACATTCAAGAAAAAGTTCTAACAAAGTTTCTAAAACAATCTCCAAACACAAGCCTTAGTAGAAAATCTCTTTTCCAAATACAAAAACTATCACAAATATAAATTGTCTACATTTCATCTTTAACctctcaaaaaaaatattatccacTATTTTTCCCAACGTGTATTTATGTCACACTGGATACTCCAACAATTTTCCTTTTGCCTGTTCCCTAACACACAAAAAGCCAATGGAGTATTGGATCAAAATCTCTAAGCTGACTTGTCGAGAAAGAGCATGTTTACTGACACGTAAACACACCAAAATCATTTCTCTAACTATTTGTCGTCGCTGTGCCCCCATTACTCACAGTTGTACATGCATCCAGTAGCATACTGTCTTTCTGAAGAGCAAAAAGCCGCGTGGATAGACtcgataaagaaaaaaaagattccattttctttttatcaacaaAGATTCCAGTTATTAAAGTACTCTAAACCATCAAaatgtacttatgatttattcttAAAAAACTATAACAGTTTAGTAACAAAgcaatgtttatatatatatatagataataatatatttataagtataaTCATCTAACAAGatctgttacaaaaaaaatcatctaaCAAGATACATCTATGTTATAACAAAatcataaactataaaatatatttgtatttataaaataaatcgaAACGCATTACACACTGGTCCTCGGAAAATAAAATTGACATATATAAGGAAATATATATCCCTAAACTATATCATAAAGCTATAATACCAAGATTATAAATCTCGTTATTATGCAATTTCATAGCTGACACGTACCTATAGTATATATCACCTCTACTTTTATAACGACTACTTCCCTTCCTTCCCTCCGGCATCATCTGCGGCCTCTATTATACATTCACGACGGCGGCGATCCCTTAGCGCTCCCCAAGAATGCATTGAAAGATGAAGTTTTATCCCGGCTAGCAAAAAATCCGCGGCTTGCATCGGCGCCAGAACCTCTATGATTTTACTCAACGTATATACCCTCAGATTATCGGCCTCGGCCAATAAAGTGGCCATAGCTTCTTCTTGCTTGTCGAGAGCTTGATCTACTGCCAAGTTAGGCTCTCCTACGTGCTCCTCCGCGTAAGCCACGGTGGAGATAGGAATATCAGCGGCGTCTTCTTGCAGACTGGAGACTTTCTTGGTCATCTTCTCTTCTTCGTCTATGATCTTCACATGCAAGACGTTGATCTTCGCCAGCTGCTCCGCCGTTAGATCGCTGAGTGATGCGCCACCACTACCTGTTGAATCAAACCGAATTGAACTAAACTCAGACctaaaaattcttaaaccaaaaaaacaaaattttaaactgaAACCAAACTAAATCCAGGACCGGCCAGATCTAAAAGaccataaacatttttaaattaattttgataaaatattgaCAATTTAAAAGCAATAAAATGTATGTataataactttaaattttggaACAAAGAAGAATGTTTTATTCGGATGTTTGGAACCGGAGCTGACCAAACTAAGAAGTGAAAAGAAGTAAAATCCCAAATAACTGATAATGTCCAAACCCTTAAATTACCTGAAGTATCGTAACCATCGACGTTGCGGAGAAACTGAGTCACACGGATCTCAGTTTGGGACCCACACAGAGCATAAACAAGCCTAAAGAAAGAAGATGGTCTGCAGCCACCCATCCAAATCAGAGCGTTCTCCAAAGGAGTGTTCCACGACGGCGCATAATAGTTCGAGCTACATCGGTGTGAGAGATCGGCTCTTTTTCGGGCGTAATCTTTGAAGTCTCCAATGATCTTTTGTGTTAATTCACGGAGTTTCTTCTCATCCGTGGCAGCGTCGGCTGTGCCTTCGTGAGATCGTCGTTGAGCTAAGGCTTGTTTAAGGTCAAGGACGCGTTGGGATTGTAAACTCATCCACCCTAGGTAACAACTTTGTTGAGCTTGTTCGATGTTTTTCCCTTTGtcctccatctttttttttgtagtataaGTAATGATATTACATGTTACCTTTTTAGAGGTATTTGTGTGTTTCTGTGTCAATCTCGAGGGGTTTATATACAGTCATTGAATTTTAAAGATAATGCAACAGTGTCATTTTTCTCTGATTAAACGTATTGTATAGCAATAATATTAATGGGTATAATTCGAATCCGGTTAACTGTTTTGGACTTAAATCAGAAAACCACTTTAAAAAGAACTGATATAGTTCAAACAGAGCAATATATAACCAGAACGGACAtgcaatttttataaatttattcaaactagTAAATATTTACGGTTAATTAGTATCTTAAACACATTTGATTAACGAATATTAGTATTGAAAGTTGGAAGACAATACTTGCATGCATTGCGTGTAGGACTAACAGAGAATGCAACTTGTCCTTCCAAAATAGCTAATTTCctttattttgattaatttggCTGTATATTCTTCTTCCTTATCGGGAAAATGAAaagtgaaaaccctttcatctAAGTAACGGAAGCCGACACATTCACTCGAAAACAAggatatataaatttacattggCCCGGATAAGAAAACAAGAtgcttcatacatatatattcagataAAATTACGTTATGATTCTTCTACATTCTAAATTTAATACTTACGCCAGAAGAGAACATGCAAAAATTAGTTCAGGGATCAGAAATTCAGAATTGTATCGAATGTTGCAAGTGGCAACTTTGCCCCTTCAAAGAGGAAAGAAAGTTTGAGGagatatttatctttttaattttaaatagaatcTGTAAAATATACAGCAAtagtattttct includes:
- the LOC106382447 gene encoding protein DELAY OF GERMINATION 1 is translated as MEDKGKNIEQAQQSCYLGWMSLQSQRVLDLKQALAQRRSHEGTADAATDEKKLRELTQKIIGDFKDYARKRADLSHRCSSNYYAPSWNTPLENALIWMGGCRPSSFFRLVYALCGSQTEIRVTQFLRNVDGYDTSGSGGASLSDLTAEQLAKINVLHVKIIDEEEKMTKKVSSLQEDAADIPISTVAYAEEHVGEPNLAVDQALDKQEEAMATLLAEADNLRVYTLSKIIEVLAPMQAADFLLAGIKLHLSMHSWGALRDRRRRECIIEAADDAGGKEGK